The Trueperaceae bacterium genomic interval GTCGGAGTGCCGGTAGATCGTGAGCAGCGCCAGCGCCAGTGCCAGGAACAGCTGAGCGGGCAGAGGATCGCCGCTCGCCAGCAGCATCAGCGGTGCGGCCACCAGCCCTACCAGGGAGCCCAGCGAAACGTAGCGGCCCAGCGCCATGGTGAAGAGGCCCAGGAGCGCGGCCAGGCCGGTCACCAGCGGGTTCACCGCCAGGAAGACGCCGAGGCTGGTGGCCACACCCTTGCCGCCCTTCAGTTTGAGGAAGATGTTGAAGTTGTTGCCCAGCACGGTGGCCAGGCCGGTGAGCGCCACGACCCACGGCCCGGCGCCGAGCAACTGCGGGAAGAGGGTCGCCAGGAAGCCCTTGAGCGGATCCATCAGGGCGACCACGATGGCCGGGCCAACACCCACTGCTCGGAGCACGTTGGTGGCTCCGATGTTGCCCGAGCCCACCTTCTGGATGTTCACGCCGTACGCCTTGGCGATCAGATAGCCGGTGGGGATGCTGCCCGCCAGATAGCCGATCACCACGAAAACGACGGACCATGCGATGTCGAGCACCAGGAAGCCTCCGGGACGGGTCTGGGCGCACCGCTGCCTGCCCGAACCCGCTACATGATTACACATAGTCGCTACCGGTCCCTGCCGTGACACACTCTGGCGGCTCCCGTTCGTCAGAGCGGCTGCTTCGGGCGATGAGTTAGGCTGTGCCGGTGACCCAGGACGCCCTCTTGCTGCTGGGAGCCGCGGTCGTGGGCGGCTATATGACCCGCCTGGCCACGCGGCTGGCGCCCACCTTCAGCGAATTCCCCCTAAAGACGTTCATCGCCAGTCTGCTCAGCGGGATCGTGGCGTTCGCCGACGTCTTCCCCTACTCGGTGGGCGATCAGCTGCGGCTGGTGACGCTCGTCGCCGGACCCATCTACGCCTTCGGGCCGCTCCTGCTCATCACCCTGGCCAGGGTGCGCCGGTACCGGCTCGCCAGGCTGCTGATGGACCTGCTCTACTGGACCGACGACGGCAGAGGGGCCTTGCGGCGGCTGCTGGCTCAGGTCGCGCTCCAGCGCGGCGACGCCCAGAGGGCGCTCGAGCTGATCCCACCCGGCAACCTCCTGATGACGGCACAGGCACTGGCGCTCGAGGAGCAGTGGGAGAAGCTGGCCGCGCTCGAGATACCGCTGGTCGCCGACAACGCCTTCCTGGGCGAGACGGCCCGGATCGAAGCGCTGCTGAGACTGGGCCGAACCTGGGAGGCCGAGAACGCCATCGCCAGGATGCGCGCGAACTGGGAGAGCACCGGCAAGGGGCCCATCGGTTACCGCAGCCTCAAACTGAGCGAGGCGATGTTGGCTGCCGAGCGCGGCGACCTCGACACGATCCGCGAGATGGCGGGCGAGCAGCTGC includes:
- the plsY gene encoding glycerol-3-phosphate 1-O-acyltransferase PlsY encodes the protein MLDIAWSVVFVVIGYLAGSIPTGYLIAKAYGVNIQKVGSGNIGATNVLRAVGVGPAIVVALMDPLKGFLATLFPQLLGAGPWVVALTGLATVLGNNFNIFLKLKGGKGVATSLGVFLAVNPLVTGLAALLGLFTMALGRYVSLGSLVGLVAAPLMLLASGDPLPAQLFLALALALLTIYRHSDNISRLARGSERRLGEKTARSGAAPAEGEG